A genomic segment from Falsibacillus pallidus encodes:
- a CDS encoding nitrilase-related carbon-nitrogen hydrolase, whose amino-acid sequence MSDTVKIGLIQAKHDVDGNESVAVHKEKAIEKHIKLVRDAAEKGANIICLQEIFYGPYFCAEQNTKWYESAEEIPNGPTTKRFQELAKELGTVIVLPIYEREGIATYYNTAAVIDADGSYLGKYRKQHIPHVGVGDQGCGFWEKFYFKPGNLGYPVFDTAFAKVGVYICYDRHFPEGARILGLKGAEVVFNPSATVAGLSEYLWKLEQPAHAVANGYFLGAINRVGYEGPWNMGEFYGQSYLVDPRGNFVAMASRDQEEVIIGEMNKKLIREVRDTWQFYRDRRPETYEDMTALLP is encoded by the coding sequence ATGTCGGATACAGTGAAAATAGGATTGATTCAGGCAAAACACGATGTTGATGGAAATGAATCAGTGGCTGTCCACAAAGAAAAGGCAATCGAAAAACATATCAAACTAGTTCGTGACGCAGCGGAAAAAGGGGCAAATATCATCTGTCTGCAGGAGATTTTCTATGGTCCTTATTTCTGTGCAGAACAAAATACGAAATGGTATGAATCCGCAGAAGAAATTCCTAATGGTCCAACGACAAAAAGGTTCCAGGAACTTGCTAAGGAGTTAGGCACGGTCATAGTCCTGCCTATATATGAAAGAGAAGGGATCGCTACATATTACAACACTGCTGCAGTCATTGATGCGGATGGTTCCTATTTAGGGAAATATCGAAAACAGCACATTCCTCATGTAGGAGTCGGGGATCAGGGGTGTGGATTCTGGGAGAAGTTTTATTTTAAACCTGGAAACCTTGGCTATCCGGTTTTTGATACTGCCTTTGCAAAAGTTGGGGTTTATATTTGCTATGACCGTCATTTCCCTGAAGGTGCGCGTATCCTTGGTTTGAAAGGAGCAGAGGTTGTCTTCAATCCTTCCGCGACTGTAGCAGGGCTGTCTGAATATCTGTGGAAGCTTGAGCAGCCGGCACATGCTGTTGCCAATGGTTATTTCCTTGGCGCCATCAACAGAGTGGGCTATGAAGGACCTTGGAACATGGGTGAGTTTTATGGGCAATCGTATTTAGTAGATCCTAGAGGAAACTTTGTGGCGATGGCTTCCCGCGACCAGGAAGAGGTCATTATAGGGGAAATGAATAAAAAATTGATACGCGAAGTAAGGGATACTTGGCAGTTCTACCGTGACAGGCGACCGGAAACATATGAAGATATGACAGCGTTATTACCATAA
- a CDS encoding glutamate-5-semialdehyde dehydrogenase has protein sequence MGLKEKDLKTTIEMQGIKAKEASKELNVISTEQKDEALYIIAEELEKEASSILKENEADLKAGKEKGFDQAFMDRLKLTEERIADFAQGLREVAALEDPTDKVVSQWTMENGLEVSKVTVPLGVLGMIYEARPNVTVDATGLALKSGNAIILKGGSSAIHSNSAIVKVIHQALEKTAIPKDAVQFIESTDRKTAQKLFTMKEYVDVLIPRGGGALIKAVVENATVPVLETGVGNCHLYIDREADLDKALNIIVNAKTDRPAVCNAAETLIIHEEWFKKHYMELDKIFKQHSIKVHGDPTVMGYFSDASPADENDWTDEYLSLEIAIKVVESQKEAIQHIEKYGTKHSEAIITESNEAADSFMKRVDAAAVYHNASTRFTDGGALGFGAEIGISTQKLHARGPMGLPALTTVKFQMRGSGQIRN, from the coding sequence ATGGGTTTAAAAGAAAAAGATTTGAAAACGACAATCGAAATGCAAGGAATCAAAGCAAAGGAAGCTTCAAAAGAATTGAATGTAATCAGTACGGAGCAAAAAGATGAAGCTCTTTATATCATTGCAGAAGAACTCGAAAAAGAAGCATCCAGCATCTTGAAGGAAAATGAAGCAGATCTAAAAGCAGGCAAAGAAAAGGGCTTCGATCAAGCATTCATGGACCGGTTGAAATTAACTGAGGAAAGAATTGCAGATTTTGCCCAAGGATTGAGGGAAGTAGCTGCTCTTGAAGATCCAACCGATAAAGTAGTATCTCAATGGACAATGGAGAACGGTTTGGAAGTCTCAAAAGTAACAGTTCCACTTGGCGTTCTTGGAATGATCTATGAGGCGCGTCCAAATGTTACTGTGGATGCAACAGGATTGGCACTGAAATCAGGAAACGCAATCATTTTGAAGGGCGGTTCCTCAGCCATTCATTCCAACTCTGCTATTGTGAAAGTCATTCATCAAGCATTGGAGAAGACGGCGATTCCTAAAGATGCGGTGCAATTCATTGAATCTACCGATCGTAAAACAGCTCAAAAACTATTTACCATGAAAGAGTATGTGGATGTCCTCATTCCGCGCGGAGGAGGAGCTTTAATTAAAGCTGTTGTAGAAAATGCAACTGTGCCGGTATTAGAAACAGGAGTAGGGAATTGTCATCTGTACATCGATCGAGAGGCAGACCTGGATAAAGCCTTAAACATCATTGTCAATGCGAAGACAGACCGTCCTGCTGTTTGTAATGCGGCAGAAACACTTATCATTCATGAAGAATGGTTCAAAAAGCATTACATGGAATTAGACAAGATTTTCAAGCAGCATTCGATAAAAGTCCATGGAGATCCTACAGTGATGGGCTATTTTTCTGATGCATCACCGGCTGACGAAAACGACTGGACCGATGAATATCTTTCACTTGAAATAGCCATCAAAGTGGTAGAAAGTCAGAAAGAGGCTATTCAACATATTGAAAAATACGGAACAAAGCATTCTGAAGCCATTATTACAGAAAGCAATGAAGCGGCAGACTCCTTTATGAAAAGGGTGGATGCAGCTGCTGTTTACCATAATGCTTCGACAAGATTCACTGATGGGGGAGCACTTGGATTCGGAGCGGAAATTGGAATTTCAACTCAAAAACTCCATGCCCGTGGACCGATGGGATTGCCTGCCCTTACAACAGTGAAGTTTCAAATGAGAGGCAGCGGTCAAATTAGGAATTAA
- the proB gene encoding glutamate 5-kinase, protein MTQEGSRIVIKIGSSSLTSAHGEISRRKLERLVEQVVQLKDEGHEVLLVSSGAVAAGYRKLGCLDRPVSLPEKQAAASIGQGLLIEAYSELLLSHGYVGSQILITRSDFTDENRYMNARNTINVLLERGIIPIVNENDTVTVERLKFGDNDTLSAKVAGLVDADMLMILSDIDGLYDADPRKNPNAELLTRVDQITPEIENAAGEPGSSVGTGGMRSKIDAFKISMASGIEAFLGKANVRDILVDAVHGEAKGTYFKTDKNQVNLNKKKQWIAFNSGPEGELVIDNDTKTLITEKKESLLSSGIYSINGRFKKNSVVRVLDLNRNELGLGVVNYSSKELKQILDNSNSKELNNIAVDIEHLVCHLELSIPTGV, encoded by the coding sequence TTGACACAGGAAGGAAGCAGAATCGTCATCAAAATTGGTAGCAGCTCTTTAACGAGCGCTCACGGTGAAATCAGCAGGAGAAAACTTGAGCGTTTAGTGGAGCAGGTCGTTCAACTGAAAGATGAAGGGCATGAAGTGCTGCTTGTCAGTTCTGGTGCTGTAGCAGCCGGGTATCGAAAATTGGGATGTTTAGACCGTCCCGTTTCCCTGCCTGAAAAACAAGCTGCAGCTTCCATCGGGCAAGGGCTTCTAATAGAAGCTTATTCAGAATTATTGCTTTCACACGGATATGTAGGTTCGCAGATTCTGATAACGAGAAGCGACTTTACAGATGAAAATAGATATATGAATGCACGCAACACAATCAACGTATTGCTTGAAAGAGGCATCATTCCGATCGTCAATGAAAATGATACGGTAACTGTCGAACGCTTGAAGTTTGGTGATAACGATACACTTTCAGCAAAGGTAGCAGGTCTTGTGGATGCAGATATGCTGATGATTTTATCAGACATCGACGGGTTATATGATGCTGATCCAAGGAAGAATCCAAATGCAGAGCTGCTCACCCGTGTGGACCAAATAACACCAGAGATTGAAAATGCTGCAGGTGAACCCGGAAGTTCTGTAGGAACAGGTGGAATGAGATCGAAAATCGATGCTTTCAAAATTTCGATGGCATCTGGAATTGAAGCATTCCTCGGAAAAGCCAATGTAAGGGACATCCTGGTTGATGCCGTTCATGGAGAGGCAAAAGGGACTTATTTTAAAACTGATAAGAACCAAGTGAACTTAAATAAGAAAAAACAATGGATCGCATTCAATTCAGGTCCGGAAGGGGAACTTGTCATCGATAATGATACAAAGACCCTTATTACTGAAAAAAAGGAAAGTTTGCTCTCATCCGGTATTTACTCTATTAATGGACGATTCAAGAAGAACTCTGTTGTCCGGGTGCTGGATCTGAATAGGAATGAACTTGGATTGGGTGTAGTCAATTATTCATCCAAAGAGTTAAAACAAATCCTGGACAATTCCAATTCAAAAGAATTGAACAATATAGCAGTGGACATCGAACACCTAGTCTGCCATCTGGAGTTATCTATTCCAACAGGGGTCTAA
- the proC gene encoding pyrroline-5-carboxylate reductase, protein MLKNKTIAFLGAGSMAEAMISGIVKSGLMPASHVIATNKSNVDRLNDLKNKYGIKGIQRDQLNMKEVDIIILAMKPKDIDAALDSLKDEISPNHVIVSVLAGISTARMEEGLPEGQQVLRVMPNTSSMLQESATAVAGGRYVSMDTVLEIKHLLSAIGEVYLIDEKQMDIFTGIAGSGPAYFYYLMEHIEKVGQQEGLDKETARNIGAQTILGAARMMLEQSDSPTELRKKVTSPNGTTAAGLEALRENGGGTAISEAVKSAARKSEEISAKFEKQLVVQ, encoded by the coding sequence ATGCTAAAGAATAAAACAATTGCATTTCTCGGTGCGGGTTCCATGGCAGAAGCAATGATTTCCGGAATCGTGAAATCTGGTTTAATGCCTGCATCACATGTTATTGCGACAAATAAAAGCAATGTGGACAGATTAAATGATCTTAAAAATAAATATGGAATTAAAGGTATACAGAGAGACCAATTAAATATGAAAGAAGTCGACATCATTATTTTGGCCATGAAGCCTAAAGATATTGATGCAGCGCTTGATTCGTTGAAGGATGAAATCTCACCTAATCATGTCATTGTTTCAGTTCTTGCCGGAATTTCAACAGCAAGAATGGAAGAAGGACTTCCTGAAGGGCAGCAAGTGTTAAGAGTGATGCCAAACACATCAAGTATGCTGCAGGAATCTGCTACGGCTGTAGCGGGCGGCCGATATGTTTCAATGGACACTGTGCTTGAGATTAAACATCTTCTTTCTGCTATCGGTGAAGTGTATTTAATCGATGAAAAACAAATGGACATTTTCACTGGCATCGCAGGAAGTGGTCCGGCTTACTTCTATTATTTAATGGAGCATATTGAAAAGGTTGGACAGCAAGAAGGACTTGATAAAGAAACAGCCAGAAATATCGGTGCCCAAACCATTTTAGGTGCAGCAAGAATGATGCTCGAACAAAGTGATTCTCCAACGGAGCTAAGAAAAAAAGTCACTTCGCCAAATGGAACAACAGCAGCAGGATTGGAAGCTCTTAGAGAAAATGGCGGGGGTACAGCGATATCGGAAGCCGTTAAAAGCGCAGCGAGAAAATCAGAAGAAATAAGCGCCAAGTTTGAAAAACAACTGGTTGTCCAATAA
- a CDS encoding amino acid permease, which yields MSKTNKLGLWILTALVVGNMVGSGIFMLPRTLSEVASPAGVLLAWVLTGAGVLVTALVFGNLAIRKPNLNGGPQIYAKELFSKGSNASILSGYMSTWGYWIGNLAGNIAIITTFAGYLSSFFPILTSGATLMTIGSFSLKTGNALTFLVCTLLLWTTHFIILRGLENAGKLNFAATATKVIGFFLFIVIALFAFEKTNILPFAEAQVDDAGNKVGLLGQINHAAVATLWAFIGVESAVVFASRAKKQVDVKRATILGLLIALGIYIGISTLVMGLLNHSELVQSDKPLIDAITTVAGPIGGKLLAALGLISLLGSTIGWVMLSAEVPYQAAKQGLFLTSFLKENKNGIPIFSMVVTNLIGQLFIFSTISNSISDAFNFVITIATLSYLIPYFISSVFQLKMVATGETYVGQLRNRVTDGIIGILSTVYSTWVIIAGTADLKTFLFGMGLLASGIVFYGKLRKSKSSAVPQKLSA from the coding sequence TTGAGTAAGACAAACAAATTAGGATTATGGATTCTGACTGCCTTGGTAGTCGGAAACATGGTAGGTTCGGGGATATTCATGCTTCCCCGCACACTTTCGGAGGTAGCTAGCCCTGCTGGAGTTCTGCTTGCTTGGGTATTAACGGGAGCAGGGGTTCTTGTGACGGCTTTGGTATTTGGAAATCTGGCGATTAGAAAGCCCAATCTGAACGGGGGACCGCAGATTTATGCAAAGGAATTATTTTCAAAAGGATCAAATGCATCCATCCTGTCAGGGTACATGTCTACTTGGGGGTATTGGATCGGGAATTTAGCTGGAAATATTGCCATCATTACTACTTTTGCAGGATATTTATCATCCTTCTTCCCGATTTTAACCAGCGGTGCAACATTGATGACAATCGGCAGCTTTTCATTGAAAACTGGCAACGCATTAACGTTTCTTGTCTGCACGCTTTTATTGTGGACCACCCATTTCATCATCTTGCGCGGTCTTGAGAACGCGGGGAAATTAAATTTTGCTGCGACAGCAACTAAAGTCATCGGATTCTTCCTTTTCATCGTGATTGCACTATTTGCATTTGAGAAAACCAATATCCTTCCATTTGCAGAAGCGCAAGTGGATGATGCCGGCAATAAAGTTGGATTATTAGGCCAGATCAATCATGCAGCCGTTGCTACGCTGTGGGCATTCATCGGAGTGGAATCTGCTGTAGTATTTGCATCCAGGGCCAAAAAACAAGTGGATGTAAAAAGGGCAACAATTCTTGGGCTTCTAATTGCTCTGGGCATCTATATTGGAATAAGCACATTAGTAATGGGGCTGTTAAATCACTCCGAGCTGGTCCAATCAGATAAACCACTCATTGATGCCATCACCACTGTTGCTGGACCGATCGGCGGAAAGCTGTTAGCAGCATTAGGCTTGATCAGTTTACTCGGTTCTACTATCGGGTGGGTAATGCTCAGTGCGGAAGTTCCATATCAAGCTGCAAAGCAGGGATTATTCCTTACTTCTTTCTTAAAGGAAAACAAGAATGGCATTCCCATTTTTTCAATGGTTGTAACAAATTTGATCGGCCAGCTATTTATTTTTTCTACTATTTCCAATTCGATTTCAGATGCCTTTAATTTTGTCATTACCATAGCGACATTGTCTTATCTGATACCATATTTCATTTCTTCGGTTTTCCAATTGAAGATGGTGGCCACAGGCGAAACATACGTAGGACAATTAAGAAACAGGGTAACGGATGGTATCATCGGCATTTTGTCCACTGTATATTCTACATGGGTCATCATCGCCGGAACAGCCGATTTAAAAACGTTCCTATTTGGAATGGGATTACTGGCGAGCGGAATCGTATTCTATGGTAAACTGCGAAAGAGCAAAAGCAGTGCTGTTCCTCAAAAATTATCAGCATAG